From a region of the Rhinopithecus roxellana isolate Shanxi Qingling chromosome 8, ASM756505v1, whole genome shotgun sequence genome:
- the BSG gene encoding basigin isoform X1, with translation MAATLFVLLGLALLGAHGASGAAGTVFTSIENIGSKTLLTCSLNDSSTEVSGHRWLKGGTVLKEDMLPSQKTDFEVDSDDRWGEYSCVFLPEPTGRADIQLHGPPRVKAVKSSEHISEGETAVLACKSESLPPVTDWVWYKITDSGDQVIVNGSQSRFFVSSSQGRSELHIENLNMEADPGKYGCNGTSSEGTDQAVVTLRVRSHLAALWPFLGIVAEVLVLVTIIFIYEKRRKPEDVLDDDDAGSAPLKSTGQHLNDKGKKVRQRNSS, from the exons CCGGCACAGTCTTCACTTCCATAGAAAACATTGGCTCAAAGACACTTCTCACCTGCTCCTTGAACGACAGCTCCACAGAGGTCTCCGGGCACCGCTGGCTGAAAGGGGGCACAGTGCTGAAGGAGGACATGCTGCCCAGCCAGAAAACGGACTTCGA GGTGGACTCAGACGACCGCTGGGGAGAGTACTCCTGCGTCTTCCTCCCCGAGCCCACGGGCAGGGCCGACATCCAGCTCCACG GCCCCCCCAGAGTGAAGGCTGTGAAGTCGTCAGAACACATCAGCGAGGGGGAGACGGCCGTGCTGGCCTGCAAGTCAGAGTCCCTGCCGCCCGTCACCGACTGGGTCTGGTACAAGATAACTGACTCTGGGGACCAG GTCATCGTCAACGGCTCCCAGAGCAGGTTCTTTGTGAGTTCCTCGCAGGGCCGGTCGGAGCTACACATCGAGAACTTGAACATGGAGGCCGACCCCGGCAAGTACGGGTGCAACGGCACCAGCTCCGAGGGCACCGACCAGGCCGTGGTCACCCTCCGCGTGCGCAGCCACCTGGCCGCCCTCTGGCCCTTCCTGGGCATCGTGGCTGAGGTGCTGGTGCTGGTCACCATCATCTTCATCTATGAGAAGCGCCGGAAGCCCGAGGACGTCCTGGATG ATGACGACGCGGGCTCTGCTCCCCT GAAGAGCACCGGGCAGCACCTGAATGACAAAGGCAAGAAAGTCCGACAGAGGAACTCCTCCTAG